A segment of the Salvelinus namaycush isolate Seneca chromosome 42, SaNama_1.0, whole genome shotgun sequence genome:
atgctctttatattggctggctggctagctagcaagctagaaaAGAGGAATAACAAATATAATATCAGCATGTaacgtagctagttagctgtaaaatCGCCTAAACAAACTGCAGTATCAATATCACCACATTCAACCTGCAGATTGTGCCTCACAGAGTGGAGTCTAACATTCGCAACGGCAgatatacttttgaggagatgggaaacattGCCCATGCTATGTCATTGGGCCGCACGGTGCATTCTGGGCAATtcaaaaacccaacattagcaCAAATTTTGtcaacaagaagtacaacattacaaatattttcTGAGATAACTAACTTGCTAtctgtaatatcgtatagctttggaatTGTGACATTATGTACTTTAGAGAAAAATAGGCATGTTTCTTGACATATacactgactttgagaagggattgcgTGACGATTAGCTTAGCAACCTTGTGACGCAGTATGACGACATAAAtgcgattggtcgacagtctgatGGGTGAGGCGTTATACGTTGCTTCATTCATTGGATTCCGATCTCCTTTCTGTAACATCTCTGTCAAcggcaccatgcaatgcaccctggactaaagaggcagacaaataggaaaaatgtgcTAGGCCCTCCGTTAAATTACAAATTTCTCGAGGTAAGAATATCGCTAAAATATGTTCAATGGCTCATTCGAGAGAAGACATCCACCCGAGTTATGACATCAGACAgaattgaaatctgacatgtatgatagacGTGTTCGCGATCTTAAAGTcgtattcctattaacttccagtgtggTGAGAGAGACTTTATCACAGCTCTACGTCATACCGGAcagatttctgcctgcttgaatgaCAATAACTCAGATATACATGAAAACATGACATGGCCCAGGGAATCGCGAGAACatcactcagagatgcacaaaaacagtataacattcaaaatgggtgaacctttcctttaaggtagctactgtatatacaaataaaaatatttcatgacattacatttcatagcacttttcacaacacattaattATGTGCCCTCgggccactactccactaccagATTTCTAATACACAAAATCCAtgtatacgtgtgtgtagagAGTGTCTTTTAGCATGTGTATGcttgtgtttgtgcctgtgtctcttcacagtcctcactgttccataaggtgtatttatctgttttttaaatctgattctactgcttgcatccgttacctgatgtggaatagagttccatgtagccatggctctatgtagtactgtgcgcctcacatagtctgttctggactttggAACTGTGAAGAGGTCTCTGGTAGCATGTCTTGtgtggtatgcatgggtgtccgacctgtttgctagtagtttaaacagacagctcggtgcattcatcatttcaacacttcttacaaaacaAGTAgagatgaagtcaatctctcctctactttgagccatgagagattgacatgcatattattaatgttagctctccttgtacatttaagggccagccgtgctgccctgttcttaGCCTATTGTAATTTTCCTATTTGTGGCACCTGGaaagtagtccaggtgtgacaaaactatggcctgtaggacctgccttgatgatagtgttgttaagaaggcagagcagcgctttattatggacagacttctccccatcttagctactgttgcatcaacatgttttgaccatgacagtttacaatccagggttactccaagcagtttattcACCTCAactttccacattattcattacaatatttagttgaagTTTAGTGTttagagtatcaaagccaatgaagAATTTTCAAACCTccgctttacccacgtgtgttctggctctggcccaacccatcggtttctggacaAATCAGATGGCCCCGAATGTGTTAGCATTCGGTGAAGGGTCGGGGAGGTactcattgcggagaagaaaATTGTGTCAGTGGGCGTGGAAGTGTTTGGCTGGAGTAAGGAGTCTGGGAAGCCAGGCAAGCCTTCTATCggatctatcaactggaacatgAACCCTGCGACAAGAGAGACATTAATGTTAAACCAGACCTCACACAATGCCAGTGCCTCAACATTAAATGGCTACAAAGGACAGTAGTTGTAACGCTATCAGCAGATACAGTGGGAATAAGAATGGTGGCAGTGTTCGTTTTGTGGGAAAGCCTTAAGTTTCCCTTAacaggtggagatccaccagaggatgCACATGGGGGAGAAACTATTCGGCTGCCACCTGTGCTGGGCCTGTTCTACCTCTCGTCCAGcctgaagatgcacctgaaggtccacacggATAATGGCTGTTTGCTTGTACTCACTGCtggaagaggttctcagagaggatCAAACTCAGGATACATCAGCAGAAAGTGTACAATGCCTTTGTATAGAGTATAGTGACATGTAATGTAGTACTAGTTTGTTTGTTTATAGTTCATTCTGTTGGTTTTGGATGTAGGAGGGAACTGGATGAGGTGAACTGAGGAAATAATGAGTATGATGAGGCAGAGGAGATGCTATGGTGACGGTGTTTGTAAAAATGCTTCACAGATGAAAAGTGACAACTACAACAAAACATTAtgtacacctgctctttccatgacagactgaccaggtgaaatctatgattccttattgatgtcacttgttaaatccacttcaatcagtatagttGAAGGGaatgagacaggttaaataaggatttttaagccttgagacaattgagacatggattgtgtatgtgtgccattcagaggttgaatgggcaagacaaaagatttaagtgactTTAaattgggtatggtagtaggtgccagttacaccggtttgtgtcaagaacgctgcagggttttttacactcaacagtttccgtgtgggggggggggcatagcAGCGAGGGTAGCAGATTTACCGGAAAGGTAAAGCGTTAACATAGTGAGAAAAGTTATTATCGTTTTGTGCAATAAAAGTACTGTACTTCATTTTGTAGTCCCTCACGGAATGACATTTCACAGTGTCCATGCCCCACCCCTTGGGGACGGGTGTAAAAATCGCTCAAAATCTGCCATTGGGGCCCATTCAAATTAGAACCAAGGTTGCCTTGTTAAATCTTGTTCATTCTCGTACTTTAAATACTATGACTGTTTTCTCATTAGCTGGGAATTTTTATTTGAAATGTCCCATACTTTGTTGATATCGTTATCAACCTACTCCATACCCCTAATAATATACATTTCAGGGTGCAGGGTGTGCTATTAGCATGCTAACACTAATTTAAACAGACTGGTAGAATAGTTAGCATAGTTAGCCATCGCTAGCATTCACTGTTTGAAGTTACTTGAGTGTGGTGGAGTTGACTATTGACTATGACAtgaatatatataatatatatataattcacaaCATTTGGACGGGAGCTATAAtcaagttatatatatttttaactatCTGTGTCGTTTTTGCTTGAATTCAAGCTTGGCTGAAATGCTTTCAATGGGAAAGATTGCTTCTGTACCAAACTTCTGTGATTTTCATTGAAAACATCACTGTCCCATGTTGACGGACCTACAGTATGTGAGTGTATGACCATCTTGTTGAAATACAAAATTGAATCTGTGCTGACTGACTTGGTTATTTTTGTGTCATTGCATGGACTGAGTTTCCTATATCTCAGTCGAACCAAAACATACTGTACTTCATTCTTGAATCAACAcatataaaaattaaaaataaataataaactcCAATGGCTCCATATTGTTAGGTACTTGAATCACAGTGTTAACATTTATAATATCATGTTTCTGTGTGTACAGCAAAGTGTTTATTATATAAACCTTTATAATTTTCTGTTCAATTTGTTATTACAGTCTGCAGTCCATGAGGACCTGCTGATATCCGGTGTTGCTGGCGGGAGAGACTGGACCTCTGAGGTGGCTGGTCATAAACCCTGGCCCCAGATCAGGACCCTGGATGAGAAGCTTTCGCTCTTCCTTCCCGAGTCAGAACCAGGACCCAACCACGAGGGACAGAGACTCCACtaccacacagaacacaaccagtggacaggtggactgaacaacctcagtcctggtggtcatcagagagacagaggctccagtcagggatccagtcTGCAGCCCAGAACCTTCTCTCCACAGTCTCAGTGCAGGGATGGAGCAGGTCCTGGGGCTGATAGAGATAGACCCTCCTGTTCCTATGATACAAACACCACAGTATCCATGATGAACAGAGCAGGTCACCCTGGGCTTCAGCCTTcagagagagtggtgggagaccCCCCTGGTGGTAGTCTATCAGGAAGTCTGTCGTCCCCTTCAGGATCTTGTCTAATGCTTAGTGACTGTGTTCATAGAAAGCCTGGACCTGGGTCTAGCTTTCCTCAGTTACCTCATGGTTACCCCACCAATACAGACCGGGTCAGGATGGGTGTTCACCACAAGAGGTATCTAGCCTATAACACAGCACACAATCCCAATAACACCCCAACAATGGCTAGAGGTCAAGGAGGGAGCTTAAACACTAACCACCTGAGGGTGATGGCTCCTGCTTCTACCTCCTCTGGTGTCAATGGGTCACAACGTGGGAGGCCGAGTATTAGGACAGACGCTGACAAGCCATACGCCTGCCCCACGTGTGGGAAGCGCTTTACTGAGTCGAACTATGTGAAGAGGCACCAGACCGTTCACACCAAGGAGAGGCCCTTCAAGTGCAAACGATGTTACAagagcttctccttcctgagtagCCTTATCAGACATAGGAGTGTCCACAATGTGGAACAATTGTAGCAGTGTGGCTTGAGATGTACACCAGGGATATCTGGGAGCCATTCTTTAGCTTAGCAATTCTCAACTGGTGGGTCACAGGGAGGTTTGACATGGGTCGCAGGTGTctgagtaaaaaaaaatgtatatacatatatatatatatatatgtacacagttgaagtcggacgtttacgtacacttatgttggagtcattaaaactcgtttttcaaccactccagaaatgtcttgttaacaaactatagttttggaaagttgattaggacatctactttgtgcatgacacaagtcatttttccaaaaattgttttcagattatttcacttataatttactgtatcacaattccagtgggtcagaagtttacatacactaagttgactgtgcctttaaacagcttggaaaattccagaaaatgatgtcatggctttagaagcttctgataggcctattgacatcatttgagtcaattggaggtgtacctgtggatgtatttcaaggcctaccttcaaactcagtgcctctttgcttgacatcaagggaaaatcaaaagaaatcagccaagacctcagaaaaatatgtgtagacctccacaagtctggttcat
Coding sequences within it:
- the LOC120034827 gene encoding zinc finger protein 205-like; protein product: MRERALTSSVKVLDRYRGMARGEGHLTGGHRNFVKPVGHNTWRNDQPVAVDEGSGTSTQHIIIIESADAEAAGSEVEQERSEGEENPRHSRDIQTGAAGVPYEATEDPTTAAAAHEPRNRRSITEEEEGPEVLLVKEEGFEEGLGNPEETMVMEDNQTTPPPEPTEEPAEQHRTTHSLTESVDMEDGKPDLQLLKVETIEDRPESGLKMWDQGGWLEANRRDWAAILDSQTVAAKVPGDGITVQARTRGDIAESAVHEDLLISGVAGGRDWTSEVAGHKPWPQIRTLDEKLSLFLPESEPGPNHEGQRLHYHTEHNQWTGGLNNLSPGGHQRDRGSSQGSSLQPRTFSPQSQCRDGAGPGADRDRPSCSYDTNTTVSMMNRAGHPGLQPSERVVGDPPGGSLSGSLSSPSGSCLMLSDCVHRKPGPGSSFPQLPHGYPTNTDRVRMGVHHKRYLAYNTAHNPNNTPTMARGQGGSLNTNHLRVMAPASTSSGVNGSQRGRPSIRTDADKPYACPTCGKRFTESNYVKRHQTVHTKERPFKCKRCYKSFSFLSSLIRHRSVHNVEQL